From the genome of Rhizobium sp. NXC24, one region includes:
- a CDS encoding NADP-dependent oxidoreductase has product MKAALLKSYGGIEQFEIGDIPTPKPGAGEVLIKIEASAVNPFDLILRQGFMAQYIPLPLPAVLGGDAAGTISEIGEGVTGFAIGDRVVADFSANGKGAHAEFGLVPATSVAKLPAALTFEQGAALVKAGLTGRQTVDALGVKAGDRVLISGALGSVGRAAIQYIQQIGAKPVAGVRPERLNEAQELAEEALDITVPAESPTFNYAISAAAPVAQNLIGHVKDGGQVASIVPVPEGANTDNRVIIHELYHRTDAATLDAVLDAAARGLLVIPISHSFQLEEIGAAQNAVAAGAQGKVILKH; this is encoded by the coding sequence CGAAGCCGGGAGCCGGTGAAGTCCTGATCAAAATCGAAGCTTCGGCCGTTAACCCCTTCGACCTCATCCTGCGCCAGGGCTTTATGGCTCAGTACATACCGCTTCCGCTGCCGGCGGTGCTGGGCGGCGACGCCGCTGGCACGATATCGGAAATCGGTGAAGGCGTTACGGGCTTTGCGATCGGCGACAGGGTCGTTGCCGACTTCTCAGCGAATGGCAAAGGCGCCCATGCCGAATTCGGACTCGTGCCCGCAACCTCCGTTGCCAAGCTGCCCGCCGCACTGACGTTCGAACAGGGAGCGGCCTTGGTTAAGGCTGGCCTTACCGGGCGGCAGACGGTGGATGCCTTGGGTGTCAAGGCAGGCGACCGTGTATTGATCTCGGGTGCTCTCGGCTCTGTTGGACGCGCCGCGATCCAATACATCCAGCAGATAGGTGCCAAACCTGTCGCCGGCGTTCGGCCAGAGCGGTTGAATGAGGCGCAGGAGCTAGCGGAAGAAGCCTTGGACATCACCGTGCCAGCGGAGAGCCCCACCTTCAACTACGCGATTAGCGCCGCGGCGCCTGTGGCTCAAAACCTCATCGGACATGTGAAAGACGGCGGTCAAGTCGCCAGCATCGTTCCGGTGCCCGAAGGCGCCAACACCGACAACCGCGTGATCATCCACGAACTCTACCATCGAACCGATGCTGCCACGCTCGACGCGGTGCTGGACGCAGCCGCGCGGGGATTGCTCGTCATACCCATATCGCACAGCTTCCAGCTCGAAGAGATCGGGGCGGCCCAAAACGCGGTCGCCGCGGGAGCTCAAGGGAAGGTCATTTTGAAACATTAA